Proteins co-encoded in one Bacillus sp. 2205SS5-2 genomic window:
- a CDS encoding thiazole biosynthesis adenylyltransferase ThiF has translation MNERYSRQILFKPIGTMGQANLIKKHVLILGAGALGTSNAEILVRAGVGKLTIIDRDYVEWSNLQRQQLYTEDDARLQLPKVVAAKRRLREVNSNVDIEALVMDATAQSLPPLLSGVDLILDSTDNFDIRMILNDLANQFGIPWIYGSCVGSAGMSYTIWPGETPCFHCLLEKVPLQGATCDTAGIISPAVQMVTVHQTTEAFKILVEDKKALRKGFMTFDLWNNQYYTMNVEKAKKIDCPSCGENPSYPYLKVENQTKTTVLCGREAVQIRTNQQDINLVELEKKLRSVGETKRNDYLLSLQYQTYRLVFFKDGRTLIHGIKDIEKAKSLYYQLIG, from the coding sequence TTGAATGAACGTTATTCAAGGCAAATCCTTTTTAAACCAATAGGAACAATGGGCCAAGCCAATTTAATAAAAAAACACGTGCTTATATTAGGTGCTGGTGCGCTTGGAACTTCAAATGCAGAAATCCTTGTACGAGCAGGGGTTGGAAAACTCACCATTATCGATCGAGATTATGTGGAATGGAGTAATCTGCAACGACAACAGTTATATACAGAAGATGATGCACGACTGCAATTACCTAAAGTGGTTGCAGCGAAACGCCGATTACGTGAAGTGAATTCAAATGTAGACATTGAAGCCTTAGTAATGGATGCAACCGCTCAGTCGCTGCCTCCGTTACTAAGTGGAGTAGATCTCATCCTCGATTCGACCGATAACTTTGACATTCGGATGATTCTCAATGATTTGGCAAATCAATTTGGGATTCCCTGGATTTATGGTTCTTGTGTCGGAAGTGCGGGAATGAGCTATACGATATGGCCTGGTGAAACCCCTTGTTTTCATTGTTTGTTAGAAAAAGTGCCATTACAAGGGGCGACATGTGATACAGCAGGAATTATTTCACCTGCCGTCCAAATGGTCACAGTACACCAAACAACAGAAGCATTTAAAATTCTTGTCGAGGATAAAAAAGCCTTACGAAAAGGATTCATGACCTTTGATCTATGGAATAATCAGTATTACACCATGAATGTGGAAAAAGCAAAGAAGATCGACTGCCCTTCTTGTGGAGAAAATCCGTCCTATCCCTATTTGAAAGTTGAAAATCAAACCAAAACGACCGTACTATGTGGTAGAGAAGCGGTTCAAATACGAACGAATCAGCAAGACATCAATTTAGTAGAACTTGAAAAAAAACTAAGAAGTGTCGGAGAAACGAAGAGAAACGATTATTTATTATCCCTTCAATATCAAACCTATCGCTTAGTCTTTTTTAAGGATGGCCGGACGCTTATTCACGGAATTAAGGATATCGAAAAAGCAAAGAGTCTGTATTATCAATTAATTGGATAA
- a CDS encoding QcrA and Rieske domain-containing protein, with amino-acid sequence MSKEKVKKDQKQTNGDMINLIDNLNRDEDLKFNRRSFLKSAVGASITIGLATIPFSALALSEKEEEVNRKYIGRLSEIPKDSSKNFNYPTEDEPAILVHTKEGELKAYNSKCTHLQCPVFYEKEESVLLCPCHRGFFSVESGHPMAGPPQRELPMIAIEVKDGSVYAVGRMVRHG; translated from the coding sequence ATGTCGAAGGAAAAAGTCAAAAAAGACCAGAAACAGACCAATGGAGATATGATTAATTTAATAGATAACCTGAACCGGGATGAAGACCTCAAATTTAATCGGCGATCCTTTTTGAAATCAGCTGTTGGGGCTTCTATTACCATCGGTTTAGCAACGATTCCTTTCTCTGCTTTGGCATTAAGCGAAAAAGAGGAAGAGGTTAATCGGAAATATATTGGCAGACTATCAGAAATTCCAAAAGATAGTTCGAAAAACTTCAATTACCCAACCGAGGATGAACCCGCTATCTTAGTTCATACAAAAGAGGGGGAGTTGAAAGCGTATAACAGCAAATGTACGCATTTACAATGTCCTGTTTTTTATGAAAAAGAAGAGTCAGTTCTGCTGTGTCCATGTCATCGTGGCTTTTTTAGCGTAGAAAGTGGTCACCCGATGGCGGGTCCACCGCAAAGGGAATTACCAATGATTGCAATAGAAGTAAAAGATGGGTCTGTTTATGCGGTCGGAAGGATGGTACGACATGGGTAA
- a CDS encoding 4Fe-4S dicluster domain-containing protein: MNKIMYLEFERCIGCRACQAACRECGDHDAKERNYVEYIDFTESRQTYPMLCMQCKDPACARVCPANAIQITEEGVVLSAMEEKCIGCRNCTFGCPFGIPKFDFEENKMYKCDMCYDRSKFDIAPMCASVCPSDAIRFIDFDEMQQLRRKRAQMNLVEGKKPQEGNKWDFVPEFFGVYTD; encoded by the coding sequence ATGAATAAAATAATGTACTTAGAATTTGAAAGATGCATTGGTTGTCGAGCGTGTCAAGCAGCCTGTCGTGAATGCGGAGATCATGATGCAAAAGAGCGTAACTATGTTGAATACATTGACTTTACCGAAAGTCGGCAAACATATCCGATGTTGTGTATGCAATGTAAAGACCCTGCATGTGCGAGGGTATGTCCAGCGAACGCTATCCAAATAACTGAAGAAGGTGTCGTACTATCGGCGATGGAAGAAAAATGTATCGGCTGCCGGAACTGTACATTTGGCTGTCCATTCGGAATTCCTAAGTTTGATTTTGAAGAAAATAAAATGTACAAATGTGACATGTGCTATGACCGTTCCAAGTTTGACATCGCACCAATGTGTGCATCGGTATGTCCAAGTGATGCGATCCGCTTTATTGATTTTGACGAAATGCAGCAATTGCGTCGCAAGCGTGCGCAAATGAATTTAGTAGAGGGGAAAAAACCACAAGAAGGAAACAAATGGGATTTCGTCCCGGAATTCTTTGGTGTTTATACGGATTAA
- the fdhF gene encoding formate dehydrogenase subunit alpha — MSQFIAKEGVKNLHKPGEKLITTHCCYCGMQCGMHIRVNEKSGKVVGVEPRYDWPVTKGKMCPKGVTAYQTIDHEDRILKPLIKKNGEFVESSWEEALDLIEKNFKKLQAESGKDALSVFGGVSMTNEKCYLVGKYARVALGTRFIDYNGRFCMSSAAGGFLKTLGMDRGSTLPWPELEHTDCFFIAGSNTAECHPTSIQWLWKAKDKGAKLIVVDPRETPTARVADVHLDLKPGTDSALANGMLHIIIKEGYVDQEYVEKRCNNFEELKQNVEKFTPAYTSEITGVSVEKIIKAAHIYGMSPRSVVMFARGVEQQSKGVDNVSLYTSMALLRGQIGKFASGVATFTGQGNGQGGREHGQKSDLLPGYRKLTDPAAVDYISSVWGIDPSEMPAPGVSAYEMFDEIQKGAIRGMHVICSNPAVSAPNLEHIWNGFRKLDFLVVSDFFLSETAQFADVVLPATSWAEDEGTTTNLEGRVIRIRKVSEPLGESQPDWKIFQMIADRMERGKYFPYENASDIYEELRIATKGGKADYYGITWDRIDKEDGVFWPCPSEDHPGTPTMFIESFGTPDGKANLAAVEWKEAGEVPTKEFPLFLTTGRVVFHYLTGNQTRRVDFLMEQCPEPFAEMHPALASQYRLQDGELVKLTTPRSHMIVKTKITKAIRRDTVFVPYHWGEELAVNQLTSDCLDPMSRMPEFKVCSLKLEKI, encoded by the coding sequence ATTTATCGCAAAAGAAGGTGTCAAAAACCTTCATAAACCAGGAGAAAAGCTAATCACTACTCATTGCTGTTATTGTGGCATGCAATGTGGTATGCATATACGAGTGAATGAAAAGTCAGGAAAAGTTGTGGGAGTAGAGCCTCGCTATGATTGGCCGGTTACTAAGGGGAAAATGTGTCCGAAAGGCGTTACAGCCTATCAAACGATTGATCATGAGGATCGAATATTAAAACCACTAATCAAGAAGAATGGTGAATTTGTAGAGTCATCTTGGGAAGAAGCACTCGACTTAATTGAAAAGAATTTTAAAAAGCTACAAGCAGAAAGTGGGAAAGATGCACTGTCCGTTTTTGGTGGAGTCTCAATGACCAATGAAAAATGTTATTTAGTAGGAAAATACGCAAGAGTCGCGCTTGGCACAAGATTTATTGATTATAACGGTCGCTTTTGCATGAGTTCTGCAGCAGGGGGATTCTTAAAAACATTAGGAATGGACAGAGGTTCCACTTTACCGTGGCCAGAACTAGAACATACGGATTGTTTTTTTATCGCAGGGTCGAATACTGCGGAATGTCACCCAACGAGTATCCAATGGCTTTGGAAAGCGAAGGATAAAGGGGCGAAATTAATCGTTGTCGATCCGCGTGAAACACCAACCGCCAGAGTAGCTGATGTTCATCTAGATTTAAAACCAGGGACAGATTCTGCGTTAGCAAACGGGATGCTACATATCATTATAAAAGAAGGATATGTAGATCAAGAGTATGTGGAGAAGAGGTGCAATAATTTTGAAGAATTGAAGCAAAATGTGGAAAAATTCACTCCAGCCTATACATCGGAGATTACAGGCGTTTCAGTAGAAAAAATTATTAAAGCTGCTCATATATATGGCATGTCGCCTCGGTCCGTTGTCATGTTTGCACGAGGAGTGGAACAACAATCCAAAGGGGTCGATAATGTTTCGCTGTATACATCTATGGCATTACTACGAGGCCAGATTGGGAAGTTCGCTTCAGGTGTTGCTACATTCACGGGTCAAGGAAATGGTCAAGGAGGAAGAGAGCATGGGCAAAAGTCAGACTTACTACCAGGCTATCGGAAATTAACTGATCCTGCAGCTGTTGACTATATTTCCAGCGTGTGGGGAATCGATCCAAGTGAAATGCCAGCCCCAGGGGTATCCGCATATGAAATGTTTGATGAAATTCAAAAAGGAGCCATTCGTGGTATGCATGTCATTTGTAGCAACCCGGCTGTATCCGCACCCAATCTTGAACATATTTGGAACGGATTTAGAAAGTTAGACTTTCTAGTGGTTAGTGATTTCTTTTTATCAGAAACCGCGCAATTTGCCGATGTCGTGCTACCTGCGACGAGCTGGGCAGAAGATGAAGGGACAACGACCAACTTAGAAGGTCGTGTGATTCGAATCCGCAAAGTAAGTGAACCTCTTGGTGAGTCACAACCGGATTGGAAAATATTCCAAATGATCGCAGATAGAATGGAAAGAGGCAAGTATTTTCCCTATGAAAATGCAAGCGATATTTATGAAGAGTTACGCATTGCAACAAAAGGTGGAAAAGCAGATTATTACGGGATTACATGGGATCGAATTGACAAAGAAGATGGGGTATTCTGGCCTTGTCCATCTGAAGATCATCCTGGTACACCGACGATGTTTATCGAATCCTTTGGAACACCGGATGGAAAAGCAAATTTGGCAGCAGTGGAGTGGAAAGAAGCAGGAGAAGTACCTACAAAAGAGTTTCCCTTGTTTTTAACGACAGGTCGTGTTGTGTTTCATTATTTGACAGGAAATCAAACAAGAAGAGTCGATTTTCTCATGGAGCAGTGCCCAGAACCATTCGCAGAAATGCATCCAGCACTAGCTAGTCAGTACCGACTACAGGACGGAGAGCTCGTCAAGTTAACAACCCCAAGATCTCATATGATTGTTAAAACGAAGATTACGAAGGCCATTCGAAGAGATACGGTATTTGTTCCTTATCATTGGGGAGAAGAGTTAGCGGTCAATCAATTAACAAGTGATTGTCTCGATCCGATGTCTAGAATGCCAGAGTTTAAGGTATGCTCACTTAAACTCGAAAAAATCTAG